A window of Diabrotica virgifera virgifera chromosome 9, PGI_DIABVI_V3a contains these coding sequences:
- the LOC126891367 gene encoding uncharacterized protein LOC126891367: protein MSTNTTPDTQVIVSPAPLNVNPPDKFNFLAPAIWPAWRKRLERYMSVSGQLQKTEGQKIDILLYLMGEESEDILMPFQKIPDTYEEVLNAFDKYFIPRRNIIYERFKFNSTVQKPGESIDLFITSLHTLAEYCNYGHLKEELIRDRIVVGMLDTKTSEKLQLKETLTLQQCILEAKQAELQAVQNKDLLGVQRHIGRVQLNQSGASISKVSDSQGSSGTVKKCGFCGLQFHSREQCPANKSTCKRCMKKGHWASVCKTNKVKSVKIDLLELENKYNIVEYKSDDELEVETNSFLCSVLKIDHQINHIDSKEWIASIYMSKLNKNVNFLVDSGADISCLPKRLLDPNLLKDVKPTKRIVTGPSGVRLSVLGTLDVNLKLNNLNFDTQVYIIKNLAKPILGRTAIVKLNVLKLFHHQIAPLTSDSASIKTQILSQFPKNF, encoded by the coding sequence ATGTCTACTAATACTACTCCTGATACCCAAGTTATAGTAAGTCCAGCACCATTGAATGTTAACCCTCCggataaattcaattttttggcccCAGCAATTTGGCCTGCATGGAGGAAGAGGCTGGAACGCTACATGTCGGTATCAGGGCAGCTTCAAAAGACAGAAGGACAAAAAATAGATATCCTACTGTATCTTATGGGAGAAGAATCCGAAGATATTTTGATGCCATTTCAAAAAATTCCAGATACTTATGAGGAAGTTCTAAATGcttttgacaaatattttatcCCTAGACGTAATATTATATATGAACGTTTCAAATTCAATTCTACAGTACAAAAACCAGGTGAAAGCATTGACTTATTTATTACTAGCCTACATACCTTAGCAGAATATTGTAATTATGGGCACCTGAAGGAGGAATTGATCCGAGACCGTATCGTAGTAGGCATGCTGGACACAAAAACATCAGAAAAGTTGCAGCTAAAAGAAACTCTAACTTTACAGCAATGTATACTAGAAGCAAAGCAAGCAGAGTTGCAGGCGGTGCAGAATAAAGACTTACTAGGTGTCCAGAGACATATCGGTAGAGTGCAACTAAATCAAAGTGGTGCGAGCATATCTAAAGTGAGTGATAGTCAGGGATCCAGTGGTACTGTGAAAAAGTGCGGTTTTTGCGGGCTACAGTTCCATTCCCGAGAGCAGTGTCCTGCCAACAAATCGACATGTAAGAGATGCATGAAGAAAGGCCATTGGGCTTCCGTATGTAAAACAAATAAGGTCAAATCTGTCAAAATTGATTTATTAGAATTAGAAAATAAGTACAATATAGTAGAATATAAGTCTGATGATGAATTAGAGGTAGAAACTAATAGCTTTCTTTGTTCAGTACTCAAAATTGATCATCAGATAAATCATATTGACTCTAAAGAGTGGATAGCATCCATATATatgtcaaaattaaataaaaatgtaaattttctaGTAGATAGTGGTGCAGATATTAGCTGTCTTCCAAAAAGATTATTGGACCCTAATTTATTAAAAGATGTTAAGCCAACAAAAAGAATTGTAACTGGCCCATCTGGGGTTCGATTGTCTGTCCTTGGCACTCTGGatgttaatttaaaattaaataacttgAATTTTGACACTCAGGTGTATATAATTAAAAATCTGGCAAAACCTATTCTTGGAAGAACAGCTATTGTCAAACTAAATGTTCTTAAGCTTTTTCATCATCAGATCGCACCATTAACATCAGATAGTGCATCAATAAAAACTCAAATTTTATCTcagtttcctaaaaatttttga